ATTTTAGAATAGTGTTATTCATCTTGAATTGCTCCTTGTTTGTTTTTGAAATAAGTTTGTATGAAAGATAAAATAGAACATAAGACAATTATAGTTATTGCATTGATATTAAAAACAAAATTAGCTATGAATGTAATGGGAGCCATTAATGTAAATAGTAATTTTTTTTCTTTTATAATCCCTTGTCCCATATCAACTATCAAATCAACAATTGTAGCGGCAACTCCCGCTTGCATACCTTTCAAAATTGCTGTAATAATCCTATTATCTCTAAAAGCCTTATAAAAAAAGGATATGACAGATAAAATCAATAAAGGTGGTAAAACGGTACCTATACAGCTGATGATTGCACCAGTAATTCCCAATATACGATAACCTACTAATACAGCAATATTAACAGCTATGGCACCCGGGGTTGATTGGGCAATTGCAGCCATATCTAGGAGCTCTTCTTGACTAATTAATTCTAAGTCATTGACGAAATACTTGCGTATCATGGGTATAGCAATATATCCCCCACCAAAGGTAAAAGCGCTGATAGAGAATGTAATTTTAAAAAGGGTAAAATATAATTTAAGTTTTTCAAATCTCATAAGGGATAAAACCTCCAATAATTCTAACTTAATATTCAATAGTATACCCTTTGTTCTAACATAAGTAAAATGATATATAGACTATCTTTTTCTATTTATATTTAATTTTATATTGCAAGAATATTATAAGGATGATATAATAATGATATCACATATATATCAAATATATATTAAAAATCGTGAGGTGGAGATTATGGAAGAGAAAATTTTAAAAGCAAAAAAAGGAATGCCTATGTTATTTTTATTCATACTACTTTATGCTATAGCCATTGGCCTAATTATTCTTGGGGGGGCCATAATTGACAAAGGCGAATCTATAGGGGGCATACCTCTAGCAGTTGGAATCATTGGGATTATTCTTGGTGTTATACCCTTTTTGGGGTTTAAAGTTATAAGGCCCAAAGAGGCTTTAGTTCTTACACTTTTTGGAGACTATATTGGTACTATTAATGAACCAGGGTTTTATTTTGTTAATCCATTTTCTATAGCAGTTAATCCGGCAGCTAAAACACGTCTTGGTCAAAGTGGAGATGTAGATAGTAATGTTCCATTGAATATAGCAACCTTAGCTGAACAAAAAATTATTTATACTAGTGGTAATGATAAAAAGATATCTCTAAAAATCATGACCCTTAATAATACTAGGCAAAAAGTCAACGATGTTTTGGGAAATCCTGTTGAGATTGGTATTGCTGTTATGTGGAGGGTTGTAGATACAGCTAGTGCAGTTTTTAATGTTGATAATTTTAAAGAATATCTTTCTTTACAATGTGATAGTGCAGTAAGAAATATTGTGCGTATTTATCCTTATGATGTAGCGCAGGGCATTGATACCACAGGGGATGGTGAGCCTGATGAAGGAAGTCTTAGGGGTTCTAGCGCGATAGTAGCTGAACGTATTCGCCAAGAAATACAAGACAAGGTAAAAGAAGCAGGTCTTGAAATAATTGAAGCCCGTATAACTTATCTTGCATATGCTCCTGAGATTGCAGCAGTTATGCTTCAAAGGCAACAAGCTAGTGCTATCATTGATGCACGAAAAATGATAGTTGATGGTGCAGTAAGCATGGTGGAAATGGCTATTGAAAAGCTAAACCAAAACGAAGTAGTAGAATTAGACGAGGAGCGTAAGGCCGCAATGGTATCCAATTTATTAGTTGTATTATGTGGTAACAAAGATGCTCAGCCCATTGTAAATAGTGGAAGTTTATATTAAAAATGAATGAGAAAAAGAAACAGACTCCCCTTCGTATCTCTTCAAAGTTGTACGAGGAGATTGCATCTTGGGCAGAAGATGACTTTCGATCTATTAATGGGCAGATTGAATATCTTCTGACAGAATGTGTAAAATGGAGAAAAAAGGGTGAAAAAGGTATGACTAAGAAATTATAAAATTTGATATTTGATTTTTAATAGCACCGATTATTATACCGGTGCTATTTTAAATCATTTTGATAACTATGTTCAAAACCGGATAACTTTTAAGTAAGGTTTTTACATATCATCAATTAAAATCGGATTATCCGTAGTATATAGATTATCTAATAGTATTTACACTTTAGAGGAATACATAGTTTAAAAAAACACGAAATGTATTAATTAAAAAAACTCTTATTGAATAAAATAAAATAGAATTATATATACTAATCCAGAGCATTTAATTAGCTAATAAAGAGAGGTTATCACAGTGGGAAATAAGATTATAGAAGGTTTATCAGCAATGAATACAACGACTTTGCAAATATCCCCGGACATACAGAAGGTCATATTTCCCTATTTCGTGAAAAGGACCGTGTGCTTATTGCTGCAGATGCTTTTTGTACAACGAAACAGGAATCTTTAATCTCTGTATTATTACATGATGAACAGATAAGCGGACCACCAAAATATTTGACTACTGATTGGAAAGCAGGAAAGGATTCAGTAATAGTCCTTAGGGACTTAAAACCATCATTGGTAATATCAAGTCATGGCGAGCCTATGGAAGGTGAAGAACTTAGAAAACATTTAGAGATGCTAGTTGCAAACTTTGATAAGATTACCGTACCTGAGCAAGGAGTTTTTGTTACCCAATAAGAAGAAACTAGATTTTTGGTAGTTCTACTGGACTTAGTATTGAATTAAAGAAGGAAATATACCATAATGATAGAAAGGTTAAATTATAAAGGGGGAAATATAATGATACCAACACCGCATATCGAAACAAAAGATAAAAGTGAGATTGCACAAACTGTATTAATGCCTGGAGACCCTCTACGAGCTAAATTTATAGCCGACACCTTCCTAACAGATGTAAAGCAGTTTAATAGTGTTCGGAATGTTTTGGGGTATACGGGGAACTATGAAGAAAAAAGGATTTCTGTTATGGCAAGTGGGATGGGTATGCCTAGTATGGGGATATACTCCTACGAGCTTTATAAGTTTTATGATGTAGCAAATATTATAAGAATCGGATCCTGCGGAGGATATACCCCTGATGCAAAACTCTATGATGTAATCCTAGCCAAAGATGTATGGAGTGAATCAAATTATGCTAAAGTGCAGGGGGGTTATGAGAGCAATATCATTGAAGGAACAAAGGAACTAAACGAAAGACTTATGAAATATGCAAAAGAATTAGATATACCAGTGCATTTGGCAAGGATTCATTCTTCCGATGTATTTTATAGGGAAAATTCTAAGGAGTATAAAGATATTTACGATAAATATGGTTGCGTAGCTGTGGAAATGGAGGCCTTTGCACTTTTTCATAATGCAAGAATCCTTGGAAAAAATGCAGCATGCCTACTTACGGTATCCGATAACTTAGCAA
The Candidatus Epulonipiscium sp. DNA segment above includes these coding regions:
- a CDS encoding chromate transporter, whose amino-acid sequence is MRFEKLKLYFTLFKITFSISAFTFGGGYIAIPMIRKYFVNDLELISQEELLDMAAIAQSTPGAIAVNIAVLVGYRILGITGAIISCIGTVLPPLLILSVISFFYKAFRDNRIITAILKGMQAGVAATIVDLIVDMGQGIIKEKKLLFTLMAPITFIANFVFNINAITIIVLCSILSFIQTYFKNKQGAIQDE
- a CDS encoding SPFH domain-containing protein, which translates into the protein MEEKILKAKKGMPMLFLFILLYAIAIGLIILGGAIIDKGESIGGIPLAVGIIGIILGVIPFLGFKVIRPKEALVLTLFGDYIGTINEPGFYFVNPFSIAVNPAAKTRLGQSGDVDSNVPLNIATLAEQKIIYTSGNDKKISLKIMTLNNTRQKVNDVLGNPVEIGIAVMWRVVDTASAVFNVDNFKEYLSLQCDSAVRNIVRIYPYDVAQGIDTTGDGEPDEGSLRGSSAIVAERIRQEIQDKVKEAGLEIIEARITYLAYAPEIAAVMLQRQQASAIIDARKMIVDGAVSMVEMAIEKLNQNEVVELDEERKAAMVSNLLVVLCGNKDAQPIVNSGSLY
- a CDS encoding MBL fold metallo-hydrolase; protein product: MSNEYNDFANIPGHTEGHISLFREKDRVLIAADAFCTTKQESLISVLLHDEQISGPPKYLTTDWKAGKDSVIVLRDLKPSLVISSHGEPMEGEELRKHLEMLVANFDKITVPEQGVFVTQ
- the deoD gene encoding purine-nucleoside phosphorylase; translated protein: MPTPHIETKDKSEIAQTVLMPGDPLRAKFIADTFLTDVKQFNSVRNVLGYTGNYEEKRISVMASGMGMPSMGIYSYELYKFYDVANIIRIGSCGGYTPDAKLYDVILAKDVWSESNYAKVQGGYESNIIEGTKELNERLMKYAKELDIPVHLARIHSSDVFYRENSKEYKDIYDKYGCVAVEMEAFALFHNARILGKNAACLLTVSDNLATKEATTSRERQNAFTNMMKIALGGGAGYTS